Proteins from a genomic interval of Musa acuminata AAA Group cultivar baxijiao chromosome BXJ1-9, Cavendish_Baxijiao_AAA, whole genome shotgun sequence:
- the LOC135594471 gene encoding uncharacterized protein LOC135594471, which translates to MGMGNNLRCCLACVLPCGAFDVVRVVHLDGQVEEYYSRRHVSAGEIMAANPDHFLTRPCSRGVARRTLVVPAESQLERGHIYFLVPTSTSPTQRKQKKSDRREKPAKNAPSIDVAPSEDHGCLAAEKKPRRWSDRVGAWRPRLESVREENS; encoded by the coding sequence atgggGATGGGCAACAACCTCAGGTGCTGCTTGGCTTGCGTCCTCCCCTGCGGCGCCTTCGACGTGGTTCGAGTCGTCCACCTTGACGGCCAGGTCGAGGAGTACTACAGCCGCCGCCACGTCTCCGCCGGGGAGATCATGGCGGCAAACCCCGACCACTTCCTCACCCGGCCATGCTCTCGGGGCGTGGCGCGTCGGACCTTGGTCGTCCCGGCGGAGTCGCAGCTCGAGCGAGGCCACATCTACTTCCTCGTTCCCACCTCGACATCGCCGACGCAGCGGAAGCAGAAGAAGAGCGATAGGCGAGAGAAGCCTGCGAAGAACGCACCGAGCATCGATGTCGCGCCAAGTGAGGACCACGGTTGCCTGGCGGCGGAGAAGAAGCCACGCCGCTGGAGCGATCGGGTCGGAGCATGGCGGCCGCGTCTGGAGAGCGTTCGTGAAGAGAACTCATGA